The following nucleotide sequence is from Bacillota bacterium.
GGCTGAACACCAGTGTCACGTTGCACCGGATGCCCTCCTGTGAAAGCACCCGCACCGCCTTCATGCCTTCTTTTGTCATGGGGATTTTGACCACGATGTTGGGATGCCAGCTGGCGACTTCACGCGCCTCCCGAATCATCCCCTCGGCATCCAGGCTGACTACCTCCGCACTGATGTCGCCCGGATTCACAATCTCGCAGATTTCCCGCACGACGTCTTTAAACGGGCGTCCCTCCTTCGCCACCAGCGAGGGGTTGGTGGTCACGCCCTCAATCGCCCCCCAGCTCCACGCCGTCCTAATCTCCTCGATGTTGGCGGTATCCAGAAAGAGTTTCATGTTCCTACCTCCTGGCGTTGTTTTTAC
It contains:
- the fsa gene encoding fructose-6-phosphate aldolase — protein: MKLFLDTANIEEIRTAWSWGAIEGVTTNPSLVAKEGRPFKDVVREICEIVNPGDISAEVVSLDAEGMIREAREVASWHPNIVVKIPMTKEGMKAVRVLSQEGIRCNVTLVFSLSQAFLAAKAGAYYISNFVGRVDDISGEGMNAVRDTVNMIQEYGFKSQVLVASVRHPIHVVEALRAGAHACTVPFKVLEQLYQHPLTDIGIQRFLADWEKSGAKIFG